Within Vicia villosa cultivar HV-30 ecotype Madison, WI linkage group LG1, Vvil1.0, whole genome shotgun sequence, the genomic segment aggttgtttgaaacgaactgggtaaacaattctgtgtgttctttattgtttatgcgtttctgttttaacgtttttgtgttgtgtaattgtggatgtcacaACATCTAGTAAGACATCcagcgtgagttactagaattttcaacacCTTTAGTTGGCATCGGAGCTCTGGTTTTGAGTGGTGATAAAGAGTTTGAATCTTTATCAGGCACTTAACAGTGTTCAGTACCGATCCAAATTGTGTGAAAAGCAATGGCTTCTTCCACAGAAACTCATATTAACAATGTTACTGTTGATAGTGCTAAACCTCCTATGTTTGGTGGAGAAAAGCTTGAATATTGGAAGGATAGAATTGAAACATATTTCATGGCATTTGACTTTGATCTTTGGGATCTGGTAGTTGATGCCTACAGATGTCCACTAGATGCAAATGGTGTCAAGATTGCAAGAAGTGAAATGAAGATGACCAAAAGAAAACTTACAAGAATCATTTCAAAGCTAGGTCTATTTTGTTATTTGTTATTTCTCATGTTAAGTACGAGAAGATCATTGATAAAGAGACTGCTAAGTCCATATTTGATTCtctcaaaatgactcatgaagtcAACAAATGGGTATTAACATCACGCAGATGAAACAATGGATAGGTATAAACATGCTGACTTCACAAGTTCACCATAGCAATTCCATGAAATGTGTTCCTCATAAATATTTCTGAATTTATTTCAGAAATATATTTTtagactatttttttttttaccaaaatgaGAATGTAACTCATTTATGCATTAATTTGACGAATTTGGAATGCGTTTAGAGATGTACCTCTGAAATCTatgagtattttttatttttcatgaaaGTGCAGTAACAAAATTTAGGCTGTCTTAAGTAATTCCCAAAGTATATTGGTGGTTGTTTGAGCTGTAACAAACTTCTCTGCAACTTGAACCAACTTGTAACCAACTTGAACTAAGCTATAAATCTTAAGTCAAAAGACACTAAGATAAAAACTACATAACAGAAAAACAAAGGCTATATCTAATACTCATAaatcttgaatttcttctttgaattTAGTTATCATGTTTTCCGTGAATCAACATAAAAAATGTTGTAATGATCTCAACCCTAAGAAATTTTaatgatattttcacaaaattatTACGTGGGGCTTTTTATGTTTGTGATGTATGTTACTGAAAAattatctaaattttttttgtttttacattTTAAACACGTTTGTAGCAGAAAATGTCACAGATTAAACCAGTTAAAGTCTTGAAAAGGTACACTGATAAGGTGAAATTCCCTTATGAGAGAATAGGCCAAACCGTAGATTGTCTATGTTTCTTTCTTCTTCATTTGTTTAAGAAGACATGATTTATTAATGTAGAATGTACAGGTCTTTTTGGGCCTGGTTCAGAATTACATTAGGGTAGTTTTGTTGTCAAATAGTGTTTGTTTCAACAGTAATATCTTGAATCACATAGGTTACCTCTGTTTCTTTGAGGATGAAGAAACAATGGAGTTATCGAGTATGGAACAACTGTAAAGATGGTTGAGAGTAGATGAGAAGAAAATGCAGTGTAATGAGTTTAAGATTTTTTTAGCAAACCTTTGTCATTCAATGGTACAAAAAAAATAGTATCGCACACATCCTAACATGCTAcaccaaaataagttcaaagacTAACAAACTAGTAACTACACACTTGTGTAGTAACTTGTAATGTACTCCAATGAATTACCTATACTATCAATCTATCATCCATTACCCTACTTCAATCAAGTGAAAACATTACATTGTTCAATAGGAAGAAACTGAAGATGTGTCAAGTGTCCGACATATGTGAGAATCCAACATTGGGACGACGTTTTTACGCAGCACACCATTAAATTATTGAAGTTTTAAGATTATTATAGAACATGTACATTAGTTACTACCGCAATCCAACGTTACAATAAAAACATGTATTTCCAAACAGACCTAATAATGTAGAGATCATGCATATCAAGGGAACTCACAATCACGAGTACTGGTTGAAGAATAAAATCAAACAGTTGGTTTGCGTTGGAAACCAGCACCAGGATCATCTTCATCACCGCAGGGGAAAACCTCTAGCCCAGTGACAACAGCTTCCGACGGACCACGACGACACCTCTGCTCCATTTCCTTCACCGCATCAAAACTCCCTGAGAACAGAGCCTCCACAGAACCATCCCTCCGGTTTCGAACCCATCCCTTTAGCCCCAATTCATTCGCATTATCCACTGTCCAGTTCCTGTAAAATACTCCCTGCACCCTTCCCTTTACCACCACCCTCTCCTACACACAAAAAAACAATAACAATCACATTAATCATTTTCaccataaattaattaataaattaattaaaaagtcTCTGCAATACGCACCGTTTTGGTTGAAGATGAGTCTTGAGAAGTTGCCATAATAGAAATTGAATGTCGACGGAGATGGAAGATTCTAGAAGCAGTGTTATTAGAAATGAATCTGGGTTGCGTGTGAATCACTCTAATAATGTTTGATACCATGGCTATCAATAAAACTGAAGCGATAAGGGATATGATTGTAATAGCATCTTGTTTTTTCTAGAAATTGGTATAGTGGAAGTATATTGGGCCTGGGCCTGGACATGGAAAGGCCCGTGTTTTATATAATGGATAATTTGAGCCGTGGGAGGGTTAATGGCGAGGAGGTTAGTTTTGAAGGTGTATGTATCAGCGAAGCACATGACGGCGAATGTGGTGGATTGGAAC encodes:
- the LOC131644621 gene encoding uncharacterized protein LOC131644621 encodes the protein MVSNIIRVIHTQPRFISNNTASRIFHLRRHSISIMATSQDSSSTKTERVVVKGRVQGVFYRNWTVDNANELGLKGWVRNRRDGSVEALFSGSFDAVKEMEQRCRRGPSEAVVTGLEVFPCGDEDDPGAGFQRKPTV